One Paenibacillus riograndensis SBR5 DNA segment encodes these proteins:
- a CDS encoding GH39 family glycosyl hydrolase produces MEFRHEVISFPKQLPIKFFLHRIGQVNRHWHQSLELIINIKGSVHITVSNQSYELGAGDIILINSNEVHELHAEDATMIALQIKLELLKEVSTDVQKMYYDCNSARSGHPDRFKPLKRIVAQILKYNIHPNEYIDLKNISLVYELIYELGSNFSTDGKDINSYSQENLDRLSRILDYVNSKYSDPISLQNMAKTEYLSVPYLSKYFKRNMGMSFSDYLKDIRLHHAVNDLLNESLTIDKVAAQNGFPNVRSFVVAFTEKYGELPSVWRRKHAGEMLGSIEATKEKSVNYYQDEPLSYYEDITAFIESNLESAPVDLPQRIGSSRTSLIKVPAAGSGQGLRHHFKNFIGVSRAKEVLLADVQQALRIAQAEIGFKYIKMHSLLDDDMMVYNEDAEGKPVYNFQFIERVFDFLLSIRLKPLVQFSFMPKKLASNLEKTVFYNHINTSPPKSIDKWNGLIRALTQHLIQRYGLEEVRSWLFCVWNEPSSSNLLFGFSHDDIFNQLYQNTYTTVKQIDSAIPFGGPAAFSTYNKNEDWLFQFLNFSREQGCTPDFITIHYYDIDLWNYNGQDNQLNLSPVSHSFSEFIDRLKQRLHESRFESLPVYLTEWNSTVSHKDLMSDTCFKSAYIIKNLTENYDRLDAFGYWLLTDLHEENLLPQQLFHGGLGLFTYNNIKKPSYHAFSFLNKLGNERIAGGDGYFITRSSTGFQILLHNYHHYDEVYAKGVSISISYHERYSHFPAKSRKEFNFELAPVSGTYDLVEHLVNQQFGSAFDNENNIGGAMEHSADEIHYLRSISVPKLSKSRVHASGALPIQAILEPFEIRLIEIIERIVP; encoded by the coding sequence ATGGAATTTCGCCATGAAGTCATTAGTTTTCCCAAACAGCTCCCGATCAAATTCTTCCTCCACCGCATCGGCCAGGTCAACCGCCATTGGCATCAATCGCTGGAGCTCATTATCAATATCAAAGGCAGCGTACACATTACCGTCAGCAACCAGAGCTATGAGCTTGGAGCCGGTGATATTATTCTGATTAATTCCAATGAGGTTCATGAACTCCATGCAGAGGATGCCACCATGATCGCGCTGCAAATCAAACTGGAACTGCTGAAAGAAGTCTCGACGGATGTTCAAAAAATGTACTATGACTGCAATTCGGCCCGTTCCGGCCACCCCGACAGATTCAAACCTTTGAAACGGATCGTCGCCCAAATCCTGAAGTACAATATCCATCCCAACGAATATATCGATCTCAAAAATATTTCACTTGTGTACGAGCTGATTTATGAGCTAGGATCCAATTTCAGCACGGACGGCAAGGACATTAACAGCTACTCCCAGGAAAATCTGGACCGGCTCAGCCGGATTCTTGATTACGTCAACAGCAAATACAGCGACCCGATCTCCCTGCAAAATATGGCTAAAACCGAATATTTATCCGTGCCCTATCTGTCAAAATATTTCAAACGGAACATGGGGATGTCCTTCAGTGACTACTTGAAGGATATCCGGCTGCATCATGCGGTAAACGATCTGCTGAACGAGTCGTTGACGATAGACAAGGTTGCAGCACAAAACGGCTTCCCCAATGTCCGGTCATTTGTCGTGGCCTTTACCGAGAAATACGGAGAGCTCCCCAGTGTCTGGAGAAGGAAACATGCGGGGGAAATGTTGGGAAGCATCGAAGCGACCAAGGAAAAATCCGTGAATTACTACCAGGATGAGCCTCTCTCTTATTATGAGGATATTACGGCGTTCATCGAAAGCAATCTGGAATCGGCACCCGTTGACCTGCCGCAGCGGATCGGCAGCAGCAGAACTTCATTGATAAAAGTTCCTGCTGCCGGTTCCGGCCAAGGGCTTCGCCATCATTTTAAGAACTTTATTGGGGTAAGCCGGGCCAAGGAGGTGCTGCTGGCCGATGTGCAGCAGGCGCTGCGGATTGCCCAGGCGGAAATCGGGTTCAAGTATATTAAGATGCACAGCCTGCTGGATGATGACATGATGGTGTACAACGAGGACGCTGAGGGTAAGCCTGTCTATAATTTTCAGTTTATTGAGAGGGTGTTTGACTTTCTGCTCTCCATCCGGCTGAAGCCGCTGGTGCAGTTCTCCTTCATGCCAAAGAAGCTCGCGAGTAATCTGGAGAAGACCGTCTTTTACAATCACATCAATACCAGCCCGCCAAAGAGCATAGACAAATGGAACGGGCTGATCCGGGCGCTTACCCAGCATCTGATCCAGCGTTACGGCCTGGAGGAAGTAAGAAGCTGGCTGTTCTGTGTATGGAATGAGCCCAGTTCCTCCAATCTCTTGTTTGGATTCAGCCATGACGACATTTTTAATCAGCTGTACCAGAACACCTATACAACCGTAAAACAAATCGATTCTGCCATCCCCTTCGGGGGACCCGCCGCCTTCTCGACCTATAACAAAAATGAAGACTGGCTGTTCCAGTTCCTGAATTTCAGCAGAGAGCAAGGCTGTACGCCTGATTTCATCACGATCCACTACTACGATATCGACTTATGGAATTACAACGGTCAGGACAACCAGTTGAATCTCAGCCCGGTAAGCCATTCCTTCTCTGAATTTATTGACCGGCTCAAGCAGCGGCTGCATGAATCACGGTTCGAGTCCCTGCCGGTGTATCTGACAGAATGGAATTCGACAGTCTCCCATAAAGACCTGATGAGCGATACCTGCTTCAAATCAGCTTATATCATTAAAAATCTCACCGAGAACTATGACCGCCTCGATGCTTTCGGCTATTGGCTGCTGACCGATCTCCATGAGGAAAACCTGCTGCCGCAGCAGCTCTTCCACGGGGGTCTCGGCCTCTTTACCTATAACAATATCAAGAAACCGTCCTATCACGCCTTTTCCTTCCTTAACAAGCTGGGCAATGAGCGGATTGCGGGCGGCGACGGATATTTCATTACGAGATCAAGCACCGGCTTTCAGATTCTGCTGCACAATTATCATCATTATGATGAAGTCTACGCCAAAGGCGTTTCCATCAGCATTTCCTATCATGAGCGCTACTCCCATTTTCCGGCGAAATCGCGCAAGGAATTCAATTTCGAGCTGGCACCTGTCAGCGGCACGTATGACCTCGTAGAGCACCTGGTGAATCAGCAGTTCGGAAGCGCCTTTGACAACGAAAACAACATCGGGGGCGCGATGGAGCATTCAGCCGATGAAATCCATTATCTGCGGAGCATATCCGTGCCTAAACTCAGCAAATCGCGTGTACACGCGTCCGGTGCGCTGCCGATCCAGGCGATTCTGGAGCCTTTCGAGATCCGCCTGATCGAGATTATTGAGCGGATTGTTCCGTAG
- a CDS encoding sugar ABC transporter ATP-binding protein has product MAKGMLDMDKQVFLETRNISKKFNDVTAVNQVSMNIRLGEIRGLIGENGSGKSTISAMMSGLLPATGGDMRIAGALYRPKSTLDAREHKVSMIVQETGTIPELSIAENMFLGEEKRFVKRGFVDHKRMNQEAKRALELIDLHELDVTRPMYTLGFEQRKLIEIARALYYDPTLFIVDETTTALSHEGRVLIHQIMRRLRDQNKAVLFISHDLPELMEVCDVLTVMRDGNLITTIEKQDFNENHIKQSMVGRVIEGNYYRTDYDGSYGEQVLISVNNVSVSVLRDIDLELHKGEILGIGGLSGSGMHELGKLMYGGLKPVQGEVIVYEEREDGAPAIPRKLNSIKTAMASRIGYVSKDRDKETLIMEASIKDNLVLSALDQLSRFGLILPGREKRFAAEQMEELQIKASGMNQKVGELSGGNKQKVSFGKWIGNHSKILILDSPTRGVDVGVKTTMYQLLYSLKQEGYSILMISEELPELIGMSDRILMMKDGRIRKEFARSENLSEAMLIEHMI; this is encoded by the coding sequence ATGGCAAAAGGAATGTTGGATATGGACAAGCAAGTATTTCTGGAGACCCGGAATATAAGCAAGAAATTTAATGATGTAACTGCTGTTAATCAGGTAAGCATGAATATCAGGCTCGGTGAAATCCGGGGGCTCATCGGAGAGAACGGCTCGGGGAAATCAACCATCTCAGCGATGATGAGCGGCTTATTGCCTGCTACGGGCGGAGACATGCGGATTGCGGGCGCTCTCTACCGTCCCAAAAGCACACTTGATGCCAGAGAGCATAAAGTTTCTATGATCGTGCAGGAGACAGGCACCATTCCTGAGCTGTCGATCGCAGAGAATATGTTTCTCGGCGAGGAGAAGCGGTTTGTCAAGCGCGGATTCGTTGACCATAAGCGGATGAACCAGGAGGCCAAGCGTGCGCTGGAGCTGATTGACCTGCATGAACTGGATGTGACCAGACCCATGTATACGCTTGGGTTTGAACAACGGAAACTGATCGAAATCGCCAGAGCCTTATATTATGATCCCACATTGTTCATTGTCGATGAGACCACAACCGCTTTATCGCATGAAGGCAGAGTTCTGATCCATCAAATCATGCGCAGGCTTAGAGACCAGAATAAGGCCGTATTGTTTATTTCCCACGATCTTCCCGAACTGATGGAAGTCTGCGATGTGCTCACGGTAATGCGGGACGGCAATCTCATTACAACGATTGAGAAGCAGGATTTTAATGAAAATCATATCAAACAATCGATGGTAGGCAGGGTCATTGAAGGGAATTATTACCGGACCGACTATGACGGTTCTTACGGTGAACAGGTCTTGATTTCGGTCAATAATGTCAGCGTTTCCGTCCTGCGGGACATTGATCTGGAGCTGCATAAAGGGGAGATTCTGGGGATCGGCGGGCTGTCGGGAAGCGGAATGCACGAGCTGGGCAAATTAATGTATGGAGGACTGAAGCCTGTGCAGGGGGAGGTCATTGTCTATGAGGAGCGGGAGGACGGCGCTCCGGCAATTCCGCGTAAACTGAACAGCATCAAAACGGCAATGGCCAGCAGAATCGGTTATGTTTCCAAAGACAGAGACAAGGAAACGTTAATCATGGAAGCCTCCATCAAGGACAACCTGGTGCTGTCTGCGCTGGACCAGCTTTCCCGGTTCGGCTTGATCCTGCCCGGCAGAGAAAAAAGGTTCGCTGCGGAACAGATGGAGGAACTGCAGATCAAAGCCAGCGGCATGAACCAGAAGGTCGGGGAATTGTCGGGAGGGAACAAACAGAAGGTGTCCTTCGGAAAATGGATTGGGAACCACTCCAAAATTCTGATCTTGGACAGCCCTACCCGGGGGGTGGACGTTGGGGTGAAAACCACCATGTACCAGCTGCTCTATTCACTCAAGCAGGAGGGGTATTCCATACTGATGATTTCCGAGGAACTGCCGGAGCTGATCGGCATGAGCGACCGGATTCTGATGATGAAGGACGGCAGAATCCGCAAGGAATTCGCCCGTTCGGAGAATCTCAGTGAGGCTATGCTGATTGAGCATATGATTTAG
- the pgmB gene encoding beta-phosphoglucomutase gives MSTFPQAVIFDLDGVLTDTAEFHYLAWKQLGAELGIEVDKALNEQLKGVSRLQSLERILAAAPVPPVLTAEEMEHLAAQKNAHYTALIASVTPNDILPGIAALLQALRAAGLKLAVGSASRNAPFVLERLGLDSAFDYVVDAGRIQRGKPDPETFTNAADYLKVPYESCIGVEDAAAGVEAIKRAGMFAVGIGSAQTLRQADYLVTATELLSAEHILAAYDRWIDKA, from the coding sequence TTGAGCACTTTTCCCCAAGCGGTCATCTTTGATCTGGACGGCGTTCTCACAGATACTGCGGAGTTCCACTACCTGGCGTGGAAGCAGCTCGGCGCGGAGCTGGGAATAGAAGTGGACAAAGCGCTGAATGAGCAGCTGAAGGGAGTCAGCCGCCTGCAGTCGCTGGAGCGGATTCTGGCGGCGGCGCCTGTTCCTCCGGTGCTGACAGCAGAGGAAATGGAACATTTGGCCGCCCAAAAAAATGCGCATTATACTGCGCTGATCGCCTCTGTCACGCCAAACGACATTTTGCCTGGCATCGCTGCACTGCTCCAGGCGCTGCGGGCAGCGGGTCTGAAGCTGGCGGTCGGTTCGGCGAGCCGGAATGCCCCGTTCGTGCTGGAGCGCCTGGGGCTGGACAGCGCATTTGATTATGTGGTCGATGCCGGCCGCATCCAGCGCGGCAAGCCGGACCCGGAGACTTTTACGAATGCCGCAGATTATCTTAAGGTTCCCTATGAGTCCTGCATCGGGGTAGAGGATGCTGCCGCTGGCGTTGAGGCGATCAAACGGGCGGGGATGTTCGCCGTGGGCATCGGTTCAGCTCAAACGCTCCGTCAGGCAGATTATCTGGTGACGGCTACTGAGCTGCTTAGCGCAGAGCATATCTTGGCTGCCTATGACCGTTGGATAGATAAAGCTTAA
- a CDS encoding ABC transporter permease, whose protein sequence is MKKLLIKGAWGLLRTFLFPVLVYAIILLVTVMMDRSGYATPGAFDRIIRSSVLSTIIAYAIALPLSGARWDFAPGIIIILSGIIGSNLAIDLNAGPLTLLFITAGIAVVLSLLEGVLYLAIRVPTIIVSLGVVMVYEALSGVVYGGSGTQLYMHPELTVFARSPWIYMVLAVIMVLFYFLLGRTKFGFDTRSLAANPRLAVNMGVKEKKNIMITYLTVGVLLGVAAVINASTVLVSPANNLSSTSLMFSSMGPVLVGLYLARFSNIPLGIFAGALGMNALSYGMVILGIDSSMQTVNLGVFIVAFMGYTSNQEKIRAFFKRFGARTEA, encoded by the coding sequence ATGAAGAAGCTTTTGATCAAGGGAGCTTGGGGTTTGCTGAGAACTTTTTTGTTCCCTGTATTGGTATATGCCATTATTTTGCTGGTCACTGTCATGATGGACCGGTCGGGTTATGCAACACCGGGGGCCTTTGACCGAATCATCAGAAGCAGTGTGCTTTCCACGATTATTGCCTATGCCATCGCCTTGCCCCTGTCGGGAGCGCGGTGGGATTTTGCGCCGGGGATCATCATCATCCTGTCCGGCATCATCGGCAGCAATCTGGCTATTGATCTGAATGCGGGACCGTTGACGCTGCTGTTTATAACGGCAGGAATTGCGGTAGTGCTCAGTCTGCTGGAAGGTGTTCTGTATCTCGCAATCAGAGTTCCGACCATCATTGTTTCACTTGGTGTAGTCATGGTGTACGAAGCGCTGTCGGGCGTCGTATACGGCGGGTCCGGGACTCAGCTGTACATGCATCCGGAGCTGACGGTATTTGCCCGGTCGCCGTGGATTTATATGGTGCTGGCGGTCATTATGGTGCTGTTCTACTTCCTGCTCGGCCGGACCAAATTCGGGTTCGATACGCGTTCCCTTGCAGCGAATCCGCGTCTGGCCGTCAACATGGGTGTGAAAGAGAAAAAGAATATCATGATTACTTATCTGACCGTCGGTGTGTTGCTCGGGGTGGCCGCTGTCATCAATGCTTCTACAGTATTGGTGTCTCCCGCCAATAACCTGAGCTCTACCTCGCTGATGTTTTCTTCGATGGGCCCGGTGCTGGTAGGACTTTATTTGGCGCGTTTCTCGAATATCCCGCTCGGCATTTTCGCCGGTGCCCTGGGAATGAACGCTTTATCCTACGGCATGGTCATCCTGGGGATCGACAGCTCGATGCAGACCGTCAACCTGGGCGTGTTCATCGTGGCTTTTATGGGCTACACCTCCAATCAGGAGAAGATACGCGCATTTTTCAAAAGATTCGGTGCACGTACTGAGGCTTAG
- a CDS encoding ABC transporter permease: MEQGNTATKGKRSSMGESPGIAGFLKNNKNTLIQYAGLALVIVVFAILTGGDLLSGFNLRTIIKQLAVLFTISVGMVFIFSHGGMDISVGAVMALSSMTAVYTLNAGAPLAVGILAAVAVSVICYLLNVLIAIQFGLMSVISSLSIMFIARGLVTYNVSTTTEKLGVMDAEQLKLLGRNIPFLLIFLTAVGLIGIVLFHYTKIGKHNRAVGDNPLAAMQSGVQVKKAKITGYALAGVLVGFASILSLARSTVISENTGSGMEMDVIVALILGGLSLNGGSKAKMSSAIVGSITYILLNNGLVMVGVATEVVSLVKGIVFLLVVFLLLKRPSSEVMPR; this comes from the coding sequence ATGGAACAGGGCAATACGGCTACAAAAGGAAAGCGCAGCAGCATGGGAGAATCCCCCGGCATTGCCGGCTTTCTGAAAAATAATAAAAATACCCTCATTCAATATGCAGGCTTGGCGCTTGTTATCGTGGTCTTTGCTATCCTGACCGGCGGGGATCTGCTGTCCGGCTTCAATCTCCGGACGATTATCAAGCAGCTCGCCGTTCTGTTCACGATTTCAGTGGGCATGGTCTTTATATTTTCCCATGGCGGGATGGATATTTCAGTAGGCGCTGTTATGGCGCTGAGCTCTATGACGGCCGTATATACGCTGAATGCCGGTGCTCCGCTTGCAGTCGGTATCCTGGCTGCCGTTGCCGTCTCTGTCATTTGTTATTTGCTGAATGTTTTGATTGCCATACAGTTTGGACTGATGTCGGTCATTTCCTCTCTGTCGATTATGTTTATTGCAAGAGGGCTCGTGACCTATAACGTATCCACGACCACTGAGAAGCTTGGTGTCATGGATGCGGAACAGCTGAAGCTGCTGGGCAGAAACATTCCGTTTCTTCTGATTTTTCTTACGGCAGTCGGACTGATCGGGATTGTGTTATTTCATTACACGAAGATTGGCAAGCATAACCGGGCGGTTGGAGATAACCCCCTGGCGGCGATGCAAAGCGGAGTGCAGGTGAAAAAAGCCAAGATCACCGGCTATGCCTTGGCGGGCGTGCTGGTAGGCTTCGCTTCCATTTTATCCTTGGCCCGCTCGACGGTGATCAGCGAGAACACGGGATCAGGTATGGAGATGGATGTCATTGTAGCTCTTATTTTGGGCGGATTGTCCCTGAATGGCGGCAGCAAGGCGAAGATGAGCTCGGCGATTGTTGGCAGCATTACTTACATTTTGCTTAATAACGGGTTGGTCATGGTGGGGGTGGCTACGGAAGTGGTCTCTTTGGTCAAGGGGATCGTGTTCCTGCTGGTAGTGTTCCTGCTGCTTAAGCGGCCATCTTCAGAGGTTATGCCCCGTTAA
- a CDS encoding glycoside hydrolase family 3 protein, with translation MDINRLREKPFYLSEEDVKWVRAAFGQMTVQEKIGQLFFMVGYKQDEPFLKHIAQEIGIGGLMCRSMAKEEVVATVATLQRSARIPLLIAANLEAGGQGITRDGTKIGSNMAIAATGSSDLAYQLGKICAVEGGSVGANYAFAPVVDIDYNFRNPITNTRTFGSSPQVVMEMGAAYVKGCQEQGMAASVKHFPGDGVDERDQHLVTSVNSLTPEAWDDTYGMVYRHLIEEGAKTVMVGHIALPEYSKLLNPSLRDEEILPASLASELLDGLLRERLGFNGLIITDATTMAGMNIPLPRNELVPRAIENGCDMFLFTKNLEEDVRFMKEGLEAGWLSPGRLDDAVLRILGLKASLKLHERENVPVLAESSAVLRQDSHLEIARAVADQSITLVKEEAGVLPLSPGRYPRVLLYDIESEANALGYSKTNGLAAAFIPLLENEGFKVTRFEPAGVYEGLQSSFTEMKESYDLILYLCNLATKSNQTTVRIEWLNPMGLNVPNYIHSIPTLFISTENPYHLLDVPRVKTYINTYGVNDYTLPQLLAKLMGRSQFTGKSPIDPFCGKWDTRL, from the coding sequence GTGGATATTAACCGGTTGAGAGAGAAGCCGTTCTACTTGAGTGAAGAGGATGTGAAATGGGTACGAGCCGCCTTCGGGCAAATGACGGTGCAGGAAAAGATCGGACAGCTGTTCTTCATGGTCGGCTATAAGCAGGATGAGCCCTTTCTGAAGCATATCGCTCAAGAGATCGGGATCGGCGGATTGATGTGCCGCTCGATGGCGAAAGAAGAAGTTGTCGCTACTGTAGCCACCCTGCAGAGATCGGCGCGGATTCCGCTGCTGATTGCCGCCAATCTGGAGGCTGGCGGACAGGGAATTACCAGAGACGGTACCAAAATCGGTTCGAATATGGCGATTGCCGCAACCGGGAGCAGTGACCTGGCCTACCAATTAGGCAAAATATGCGCCGTTGAAGGCGGCAGCGTTGGAGCCAATTACGCCTTTGCGCCCGTAGTCGACATTGACTATAATTTCCGCAATCCGATCACGAATACCCGGACTTTCGGTAGCAGCCCCCAGGTGGTCATGGAGATGGGAGCCGCCTATGTGAAGGGCTGCCAGGAACAAGGAATGGCCGCTTCGGTCAAGCATTTTCCCGGGGATGGCGTGGATGAGCGGGATCAGCATCTTGTGACCTCCGTGAATTCCCTGACGCCTGAAGCGTGGGACGATACCTATGGCATGGTGTACCGCCATCTGATTGAAGAAGGAGCCAAGACGGTAATGGTGGGCCATATCGCCCTCCCTGAATATTCCAAGCTGCTGAATCCATCCCTCCGGGATGAGGAGATCCTGCCGGCATCCCTGGCAAGCGAGCTGCTGGACGGTCTGTTACGGGAACGCCTCGGCTTCAACGGGCTGATTATTACCGACGCGACCACGATGGCAGGAATGAACATCCCGCTGCCGAGAAATGAACTGGTCCCCCGGGCGATTGAGAACGGCTGCGATATGTTTCTGTTCACTAAAAATCTGGAAGAGGATGTAAGATTCATGAAGGAAGGCCTGGAAGCCGGCTGGCTGTCTCCCGGTAGACTGGACGATGCTGTCCTGCGCATCCTGGGGCTGAAGGCTTCTCTCAAGCTCCATGAGCGGGAGAATGTTCCGGTGCTTGCCGAGTCCTCCGCGGTGCTGAGACAGGACAGTCATCTGGAGATTGCCAGAGCTGTGGCCGACCAGTCCATAACGCTTGTCAAAGAGGAAGCAGGCGTGCTTCCGTTATCCCCCGGACGTTATCCGCGTGTGCTGCTCTATGATATCGAAAGCGAGGCTAATGCACTGGGCTACAGCAAGACGAACGGCCTGGCAGCGGCCTTTATCCCCCTGCTGGAAAATGAGGGGTTCAAGGTAACACGCTTTGAGCCTGCGGGCGTCTATGAGGGCTTGCAGAGCTCTTTTACAGAAATGAAGGAAAGCTATGATCTGATCCTCTATTTATGCAATCTGGCAACCAAGTCCAACCAGACAACTGTCCGGATCGAATGGCTTAACCCGATGGGACTCAATGTTCCGAATTATATCCACTCCATTCCGACGCTGTTTATTTCTACAGAGAACCCGTATCATCTTCTTGATGTGCCAAGGGTCAAAACCTACATTAATACTTATGGAGTGAACGATTATACGCTGCCGCAGCTGCTTGCCAAATTGATGGGGAGATCACAGTTTACAGGCAAGAGCCCTATTGATCCGTTTTGCGGCAAATGGGATACAAGATTATAG
- a CDS encoding sugar ABC transporter substrate-binding protein produces MRKRKLAATLSVLMLLIGIVLTGCGDKANKAGGKEKDTVNIGVMLYNYTDIQGQEIKSYGSYLENNFNVKFNYATVGSSEEDHIKGLENLLASGVDGIISGYDTALEQSVSLAEEAGVYYMVMLGDVDGSVKSDYLVGGIKQFGDNPADLGARYAEKAYSAGARNIGVTSFPEFAFRDAPAIISGLTEKMKELDVKHEAVIYPTEYHSFAPENASDAVTKIISEHPEVDTIFGLGSGMDFVYPAILNSSTPGIRLLALGYNNSTTAGLQNGNILMAGTNNYTQILANAFAQLYDRINGKTYSDWQLNGKVNYVTLSSVEEAESFNKYVIPGDKSEGSVTADELKEVMLSYNESATWESLQKLTSRTLSEIQAARNE; encoded by the coding sequence ATGAGAAAAAGAAAACTGGCTGCTACTCTGAGTGTGCTGATGCTGCTGATCGGGATCGTTCTGACCGGCTGCGGGGACAAGGCCAATAAGGCAGGCGGCAAAGAGAAGGACACGGTCAACATTGGGGTCATGCTCTACAATTATACGGATATCCAGGGCCAGGAGATCAAATCTTACGGGTCCTACCTGGAAAATAATTTTAATGTGAAATTTAACTATGCAACTGTCGGCTCAAGTGAGGAGGACCATATCAAAGGTCTGGAAAATCTGCTTGCCTCCGGGGTGGACGGCATCATCAGCGGTTATGACACTGCGCTCGAACAAAGCGTAAGCCTGGCAGAAGAAGCCGGTGTATATTATATGGTCATGCTTGGCGATGTGGACGGAAGTGTAAAAAGCGACTACCTGGTCGGGGGAATCAAGCAATTCGGGGATAATCCGGCGGATCTTGGAGCCCGCTACGCAGAGAAGGCTTACAGTGCAGGTGCCAGAAATATCGGCGTTACCTCGTTCCCCGAGTTTGCCTTCCGGGACGCACCGGCAATCATTTCCGGCTTGACCGAGAAGATGAAAGAGCTGGATGTGAAGCATGAGGCTGTCATTTATCCGACGGAATATCATTCTTTTGCACCTGAGAATGCAAGTGATGCGGTAACCAAAATCATCTCCGAGCATCCGGAGGTAGATACGATCTTTGGTCTGGGTTCAGGCATGGATTTTGTCTATCCGGCAATTCTTAACAGCTCTACTCCCGGAATCCGGTTGCTTGCGCTGGGATACAACAATTCTACAACAGCAGGTCTTCAGAATGGCAACATCTTGATGGCCGGAACGAACAACTACACACAAATTTTGGCCAACGCCTTTGCCCAGCTATACGACCGGATCAACGGAAAAACTTATTCGGACTGGCAGCTTAACGGAAAGGTCAATTATGTAACGCTGAGCTCTGTAGAGGAGGCCGAAAGTTTCAACAAATATGTGATTCCGGGTGACAAATCGGAAGGTTCGGTTACCGCTGACGAATTGAAGGAAGTTATGCTGAGCTACAACGAATCCGCGACCTGGGAATCGCTGCAGAAGTTAACCAGCCGCACCTTGTCCGAAATTCAAGCAGCCAGAAATGAATAG
- a CDS encoding alpha/beta hydrolase, translated as MIHQTIRLLENSAATLTTYIQDDGEFDRKNIVRPAVLICPGGGYTVISQNEGEPVALAYARMGYHAFVLTYSVKIDNPFPAALLELAYAMAVIRERAEEWLVDKDNISVIGFSAGGNLALSLGIYYNQPLLTGNTGLSADQIKPNQLLLGYPAVTLEPRSEKTPDFVIELMEKGLMPDMRGPNIREILMGKENLTDEEKASLNLLHKIHSELPRTFIWGTYEDSVILPTDLFGLAEALFRHNVPCELHMFEKGPHGMSLGDETVKPPEQVQHLHLSEWFNLSVKWLRQGVVSS; from the coding sequence GTGATTCATCAAACCATACGGCTGTTGGAGAACTCAGCGGCCACACTTACCACTTATATCCAGGACGACGGGGAATTCGACCGGAAAAACATAGTCCGTCCGGCTGTTCTGATCTGCCCTGGAGGCGGTTATACAGTTATTTCGCAAAATGAAGGAGAACCAGTGGCGCTGGCTTATGCCCGAATGGGATACCACGCCTTTGTCCTGACCTATTCTGTAAAAATCGACAATCCGTTCCCCGCCGCTCTGCTTGAGCTGGCATATGCCATGGCCGTCATTCGGGAACGCGCGGAAGAATGGCTTGTGGACAAGGACAATATTTCAGTCATCGGCTTTTCCGCAGGCGGCAATCTGGCGCTGAGCCTCGGGATTTATTATAATCAGCCCCTGCTTACCGGCAATACAGGCTTAAGCGCTGACCAGATCAAGCCTAATCAGCTGCTGCTTGGCTATCCGGCGGTTACCCTGGAGCCGCGTTCGGAGAAAACTCCCGACTTTGTCATTGAACTGATGGAAAAGGGACTGATGCCCGATATGAGAGGACCGAACATCCGCGAGATCCTGATGGGCAAAGAGAATTTGACGGACGAGGAGAAGGCTTCGTTAAATTTGCTGCATAAAATTCATTCAGAGCTGCCCCGTACGTTTATTTGGGGCACTTATGAAGATTCGGTGATCCTGCCGACGGATTTATTCGGTCTGGCGGAGGCGCTGTTCCGCCATAATGTGCCTTGTGAACTGCATATGTTCGAAAAAGGGCCGCATGGCATGTCGCTTGGCGATGAAACGGTCAAACCGCCGGAGCAGGTACAGCATTTGCATCTCTCCGAGTGGTTTAACCTTAGTGTGAAATGGCTGCGGCAAGGAGTGGTTTCCTCTTGA